A single window of Sulfurovum sp. UBA12169 DNA harbors:
- a CDS encoding Holliday junction branch migration protein RuvA → MIVGIEGTLERKDPTFVHLNVQGIIYEVMVSIHTSNAIKEKNVKLFVTQIIREDAHLLFGFMQMGEKKMFDTVLKINGVGPKVGLAICSTFTPETFAKVVSSKDVGMLKRVPGIGPKAASRILVELADFISDGNADENSSTAMAEAMMALESLGFKKDAIQKALSGCSGDTSTIVKEGLKKLQRL, encoded by the coding sequence ATGATTGTAGGCATCGAAGGAACTCTGGAAAGAAAAGACCCCACTTTTGTGCATCTTAATGTGCAGGGAATCATCTATGAGGTAATGGTATCGATCCATACTTCAAATGCTATCAAAGAAAAAAATGTAAAACTTTTTGTGACACAGATTATACGAGAAGATGCCCACCTGCTTTTTGGGTTTATGCAGATGGGTGAGAAAAAAATGTTTGATACCGTGCTCAAGATAAACGGGGTAGGACCCAAAGTCGGATTGGCAATCTGTTCTACTTTTACCCCTGAGACATTTGCCAAAGTAGTCTCTTCCAAAGATGTGGGTATGCTCAAGCGTGTTCCGGGCATCGGACCCAAAGCAGCAAGTCGTATTTTAGTTGAATTGGCAGATTTTATTAGTGACGGCAATGCAGACGAAAACAGCTCAACGGCCATGGCAGAAGCGATGATGGCGCTGGAAAGTCTGGGCTTCAAAAAAGATGCGATCCAAAAAGCACTCAGCGGCTGCAGCGGTGATACAAGCACTATAGTAAAAGAAGGACTTAAAAAGCTTCAGCGGCTTTAA
- a CDS encoding peptidase M16, with the protein MSFLINRLKLKISLACMLAFSGILMANSLPKHFTETLDNGLQVVVIPIKNNSGVITTDIYYKVGSRNEVMGKSGMAHMLEHLSFKSTDKLKAGDFDVIVKGHGGVDNAATGFDKTHYYIKTASKNLSMTFELFSELMSSLLLKDDEFQKERDVVAEERRLRTDNSPMGYLYFRLFNTHFTYHPYHWLPIGFMEDILNWKIEDIRTFYKHYYQPNNAILVVAGDIAPQEVFIQAKKYFGDIKNNYDIPEVIAVEPKIDGAKRAILHKESNQVDTLAIAYPIPNFEDSDQIVLSAISHILSAGKSSRFEKKLVQEKQLANQIYGYNMELKDPGVFLIMALCAQDAAPETVEKEILLELEKLKNGDVTQSELDKVKINTKAEFIYSLESSSSVAELYGDYYVKGNIEPLLKYEENLDKITLDDISRVAKKYFDHSYSTTVILKKQETSTGQRP; encoded by the coding sequence CTGTCGTTTTTGATTAATCGTTTAAAATTAAAAATTTCACTAGCGTGTATGCTAGCTTTTTCAGGGATTCTCATGGCAAATTCTTTACCAAAACATTTTACCGAAACACTAGATAACGGGTTGCAAGTTGTTGTTATTCCTATAAAAAATAACTCAGGCGTTATCACTACGGACATTTACTACAAAGTAGGCAGCAGGAATGAGGTGATGGGCAAAAGCGGTATGGCGCATATGCTTGAACATTTAAGCTTTAAATCCACAGACAAACTCAAAGCAGGCGATTTTGATGTGATCGTCAAAGGGCATGGAGGTGTAGATAATGCAGCGACAGGTTTTGACAAAACGCACTACTACATCAAAACCGCCAGCAAAAATCTAAGTATGACTTTCGAGCTTTTTAGTGAGCTTATGAGTAGCCTTCTTCTTAAAGATGATGAGTTTCAAAAAGAAAGGGATGTTGTGGCGGAAGAGCGTCGTTTGCGTACAGACAATAGTCCTATGGGCTATCTTTATTTTCGCCTTTTCAATACACATTTTACCTACCACCCTTACCACTGGCTCCCTATAGGGTTTATGGAGGATATTTTAAACTGGAAAATAGAAGATATACGCACTTTTTATAAGCATTACTATCAGCCAAACAACGCTATTTTGGTAGTGGCCGGGGATATAGCTCCGCAAGAGGTATTTATTCAAGCAAAGAAATATTTTGGCGACATCAAAAACAATTATGACATACCTGAGGTAATCGCAGTTGAGCCCAAGATAGATGGCGCTAAAAGGGCTATCCTGCATAAAGAAAGCAATCAGGTGGATACATTAGCCATAGCCTACCCTATTCCCAACTTTGAAGATAGCGACCAAATTGTACTCTCTGCCATCAGCCACATTTTAAGTGCCGGAAAAAGCAGTCGTTTTGAAAAAAAACTGGTGCAGGAAAAACAGCTTGCCAATCAAATCTATGGGTATAACATGGAACTAAAAGATCCCGGCGTATTTCTCATTATGGCACTATGCGCTCAAGATGCAGCCCCGGAAACAGTAGAAAAAGAGATTCTTTTAGAACTTGAAAAACTCAAAAACGGCGATGTCACACAATCCGAACTAGACAAAGTTAAAATCAATACAAAAGCAGAATTTATCTACTCTCTGGAGAGTTCCAGCTCTGTAGCAGAACTCTACGGAGACTATTACGTCAAAGGGAATATCGAGCCTTTGCTTAAATATGAAGAGAATTTGGATAAAATTACGCTTGACGATATTAGCCGTGTGGCTAAAAAATATTTTGACCATTCATATTCGACCACCGTGATACTCAAAAAACAAGAAACATCTACAGGACAACGCCCATGA
- the pgsA gene encoding CDP-diacylglycerol--glycerol-3-phosphate 3-phosphatidyltransferase: MSASQLFNVPNILAFIRLLLAPLMFFLLVDRDNSLLADIHFSWLDYMAAFIFVIASATDFFDGYIARTFNQITTLGKILDPLADKMLTLAGFLGLMMLDRASEWAIFLIITRELFITGLRVSAAGEGLDIAASWMGKVKTVAQMIAIGFLLMQWPGGEILLWAAVILTLYSGYEYAKGFLKHASMH; this comes from the coding sequence GTGTCGGCCTCTCAACTCTTTAATGTACCAAATATTTTAGCATTTATCCGCCTTCTGCTGGCTCCTTTAATGTTTTTTTTACTGGTCGACCGCGACAATTCTCTTTTGGCAGATATTCACTTCAGTTGGCTCGATTATATGGCTGCTTTTATTTTTGTTATTGCAAGCGCTACAGATTTTTTTGATGGGTATATTGCCCGTACATTTAACCAGATAACCACTCTGGGAAAGATACTTGATCCTTTGGCCGATAAAATGCTTACGCTTGCGGGTTTTTTAGGTCTAATGATGCTTGATCGCGCTTCAGAATGGGCGATATTTCTTATCATTACACGTGAACTTTTTATCACCGGCCTTCGAGTCTCAGCCGCAGGCGAAGGGTTGGATATTGCTGCCTCATGGATGGGAAAAGTAAAAACTGTTGCACAAATGATAGCGATTGGTTTCTTGCTCATGCAGTGGCCCGGCGGAGAAATACTTTTATGGGCAGCGGTAATTCTTACCCTCTACTCCGGCTATGAATACGCTAAAGGCTTCTTAAAACATGCCTCAATGCATTAA
- a CDS encoding dihydroorotate dehydrogenase (quinone), which yields MESVVSLFSYQNLKKILFKLDPETAHTFAGFGLMTIAHCPLLLRFVKNKYFVTHPMLQQKIFGQTFQNPVGLGAGFDKNAQYIAATPILGFGFTEVGTVTPRPQDGNPKPRLFRLIEENSIQNAMGFNNKGSYYMLQQLKKLYFFDYPVGINIGKNKITPETEALRDYETLFRAFKEYGDYIVINISSPNTPGLRNLQNETFVKTIFEMAKTITSQPVLLKIAPDMDPKEAIALCKSAVEAGAAGIIATNTTIDYSLTPHAKDFGGISGALLKEKSYELFKAIGKEFYGKTVLISVGGIDSAEEAYKRIKAGASLVQVYSMLIFKGPALIKEINEGLLMLLQKDGYSHISEAVGADYK from the coding sequence ATGGAGAGCGTAGTGTCACTTTTTTCTTATCAAAATCTTAAAAAAATTCTCTTTAAACTAGATCCCGAAACTGCTCACACTTTTGCCGGGTTTGGATTGATGACTATAGCTCATTGTCCTCTGCTGTTACGCTTTGTTAAAAATAAATACTTTGTCACTCACCCCATGCTTCAGCAGAAAATCTTTGGACAAACTTTTCAAAATCCTGTAGGTTTAGGCGCAGGGTTTGATAAAAACGCTCAATACATCGCTGCAACGCCTATCTTGGGATTTGGATTTACAGAAGTAGGAACAGTAACACCAAGACCTCAAGACGGCAACCCAAAACCAAGACTTTTCAGACTGATTGAAGAAAATTCCATACAAAATGCCATGGGGTTTAACAACAAGGGAAGCTACTATATGCTTCAGCAGCTTAAAAAGCTCTACTTTTTTGATTATCCTGTCGGTATCAATATAGGCAAAAATAAGATCACTCCTGAAACCGAAGCGCTTAGAGACTATGAAACGCTTTTTAGGGCATTTAAAGAGTATGGCGATTATATAGTGATCAATATCTCCTCGCCCAACACCCCCGGACTCAGAAATCTGCAAAATGAAACCTTTGTCAAGACTATTTTTGAGATGGCAAAAACAATCACTTCTCAGCCCGTCTTGCTCAAAATTGCACCCGATATGGATCCGAAGGAGGCTATTGCGCTTTGCAAGAGTGCGGTTGAAGCAGGAGCAGCAGGCATTATCGCAACCAATACAACCATAGACTACTCCCTTACTCCTCATGCCAAGGATTTTGGGGGCATCAGCGGAGCATTGCTAAAAGAAAAGAGTTACGAACTCTTCAAAGCCATAGGTAAAGAATTTTACGGAAAAACGGTGCTTATTTCTGTAGGCGGTATCGATTCGGCCGAAGAAGCTTATAAACGCATTAAAGCGGGCGCTTCTTTGGTCCAAGTTTACAGCATGCTTATTTTCAAAGGACCCGCCCTCATTAAAGAAATCAATGAAGGACTTTTGATGCTCTTACAAAAAGACGGATACAGCCATATCAGCGAAGCTGTCGGTGCAGATTATAAATAA
- a CDS encoding cysteine--tRNA ligase — protein sequence MFIYDSVQKTKLQLVPIKAGEVSIYVCGPTVYDDAHLGHARSALAFDLLSRTLKNLGYKVTMAKNFTDIDDKIIKKIEATGKSMQEITSFYTDRYLQEMGALGVGRADIEPKATESLEAIETMIQTLINKGFAYRVSNGDVYFDTSKDSHYGDISHRVNENEENQSRITHTDEKKNPKDFALWKACKGNEDICFETAFSSGRPGWHIECSAMIEKHFCGNNEYSIDIHGGGADLLFPHHENEAAQSRCATGHELAKYWMHNGFVQIDGEKMSKSLGNSFFLKDALRVYDGEVLRYYLNSVHYRNDFNFNEEDLLAAKKRLDKLYRLKKRVIPSQSSAPDTTFKTALLEALSDDLNVSMALSVIDEMVAQNNEKLDLNPKDKELKSKITANIDFIDSLLGFGGKEPFEYFQIGIDEVLKNKIETLLATRTEAKKAKNFTLSDAIRDELIAMGISIMDTPGGTVWEKA from the coding sequence ATGTTTATCTATGACAGTGTACAAAAAACCAAACTTCAACTGGTTCCCATAAAAGCAGGAGAAGTATCTATCTATGTGTGCGGTCCCACTGTCTATGACGATGCCCATTTGGGACATGCCAGGAGTGCTTTGGCCTTTGATTTGCTCTCCCGCACTCTTAAAAATCTCGGTTATAAAGTTACTATGGCAAAAAATTTTACCGATATTGACGACAAGATCATCAAAAAAATAGAGGCCACAGGCAAAAGCATGCAGGAAATCACCTCTTTCTATACCGACAGATACCTTCAAGAGATGGGTGCTCTTGGCGTTGGACGTGCCGACATAGAGCCCAAGGCCACCGAGTCCCTCGAAGCTATCGAAACAATGATACAAACACTTATAAACAAAGGATTTGCCTACAGGGTATCTAACGGAGATGTCTATTTTGATACCTCCAAAGACAGTCATTACGGAGACATTTCCCATCGTGTGAACGAAAATGAAGAAAACCAAAGCCGCATCACGCACACAGACGAAAAAAAGAACCCCAAAGATTTTGCGTTGTGGAAAGCATGCAAAGGCAATGAGGATATTTGTTTTGAAACTGCATTTTCTTCAGGACGTCCGGGATGGCATATTGAGTGTTCGGCCATGATAGAAAAGCATTTTTGCGGCAACAATGAATACAGTATTGATATCCATGGAGGAGGTGCTGATCTGCTTTTTCCTCACCATGAAAATGAAGCCGCCCAAAGCAGATGCGCTACAGGACATGAGCTTGCCAAGTACTGGATGCATAACGGTTTTGTTCAAATCGATGGCGAAAAGATGAGCAAAAGTCTTGGCAATAGCTTTTTTCTTAAAGATGCGCTTCGCGTCTATGACGGTGAAGTCTTGCGCTACTATCTCAACTCTGTACACTACCGTAATGATTTTAACTTCAATGAAGAAGATCTGCTTGCGGCCAAAAAAAGACTGGATAAACTTTACAGACTCAAAAAACGTGTGATCCCAAGCCAATCTTCCGCACCGGACACTACATTCAAAACTGCCCTGCTCGAAGCTCTATCGGATGATCTAAATGTTTCTATGGCACTTTCCGTTATCGATGAGATGGTTGCACAAAACAATGAAAAACTAGATCTTAACCCAAAAGATAAAGAACTCAAAAGCAAAATTACTGCCAATATTGATTTTATAGACAGCCTGCTTGGTTTTGGAGGCAAAGAGCCGTTTGAGTATTTTCAAATCGGTATAGATGAAGTGCTTAAAAATAAAATAGAAACACTTCTTGCCACGCGCACCGAGGCCAAAAAAGCCAAAAACTTTACGCTCTCGGACGCCATTCGGGATGAACTCATAGCCATGGGGATATCCATTATGGATACGCCCGGCGGCACTGTATGGGAAAAAGCCTGA
- a CDS encoding aerotaxis receptor Aer — MEKTTKTIYNTITKEEIRRNTPMDKGAPYEGGAMITETDLNGILTYASRDFVKMSGYSKEELIGSPHSVVRHPDMPQGLFRGLWKTIQEGRVWRGYIKNLRKDGRYFWSLVYIQPRFDNNNEIAGFIASRREAYPQSLIEIEIKYKELFDESFIDDPYFAKGELYHGEGIARRG, encoded by the coding sequence ATGGAAAAGACGACAAAAACAATTTACAATACAATCACAAAAGAAGAGATTCGCCGCAATACACCCATGGACAAGGGTGCTCCTTATGAGGGAGGTGCCATGATTACAGAAACAGATCTTAACGGTATCCTAACCTATGCAAGCCGGGATTTTGTCAAGATGAGCGGGTATTCAAAAGAAGAACTTATAGGCTCACCGCATAGTGTTGTGCGTCATCCGGATATGCCCCAAGGGCTTTTTAGAGGTTTATGGAAAACAATACAAGAAGGAAGAGTATGGCGGGGGTATATCAAAAATCTCAGAAAAGACGGAAGATATTTTTGGTCACTAGTTTATATACAACCAAGATTTGATAACAATAATGAGATCGCAGGATTCATTGCAAGCAGAAGAGAAGCTTATCCTCAGTCGCTTATAGAGATAGAAATCAAGTACAAAGAGCTTTTTGATGAGAGTTTTATTGATGACCCCTATTTTGCAAAAGGAGAACTTTATCATGGTGAAGGAATTGCCAGAAGGGGATAA
- a CDS encoding 4-hydroxy-tetrahydrodipicolinate synthase produces MSDYITGATTALITPFKKGKLDEATFAKLIQRQIDNGIDAVCPVGTTGESATLSYEEDKRCIEIAVEVCKGTKTKVLAGAGSNATHEAIEIAKHAQACGADAIFSVSPYYNKPSQEGLYQHYKAIASAVSVPFMLYNVPGRTGVDILPDTVKRLFDDVPNIMGIKEATGSIERTVELLAKIPDLYVFSGDDAIDFPILASGGKGVTSVTSNLLPDIKSKLVHAALEGDFKTSKAINDALFEINKILFCESNPIPIKAAMYIAGLIDTLEYRLPLVEPSAENMKKIENVMKHYQIAGVN; encoded by the coding sequence ATGAGTGACTATATAACAGGTGCAACCACTGCACTGATCACTCCTTTTAAAAAAGGAAAGCTGGATGAAGCCACATTTGCAAAACTCATCCAAAGACAAATCGACAACGGTATTGATGCTGTTTGCCCGGTAGGGACGACAGGTGAAAGCGCAACGCTTAGTTACGAAGAAGACAAAAGGTGCATAGAAATTGCTGTTGAAGTCTGCAAGGGCACTAAAACAAAAGTGCTCGCAGGAGCAGGAAGCAACGCAACGCATGAGGCCATAGAGATAGCAAAACATGCTCAAGCTTGCGGTGCAGATGCCATCTTTTCTGTGAGCCCCTACTACAACAAGCCCTCCCAAGAAGGACTCTATCAGCACTATAAAGCTATTGCATCAGCAGTAAGTGTTCCTTTTATGCTCTACAATGTTCCGGGCAGAACCGGAGTTGATATTTTGCCGGACACTGTCAAACGGCTTTTTGATGATGTTCCAAATATCATGGGCATCAAAGAAGCGACGGGTTCCATTGAAAGGACGGTTGAACTTTTGGCAAAAATACCGGACCTTTACGTATTTAGCGGGGATGACGCCATCGATTTTCCTATTTTGGCCAGCGGAGGCAAAGGAGTCACTTCGGTTACCTCCAATCTTTTGCCGGACATAAAAAGCAAACTTGTACATGCCGCACTTGAAGGTGATTTCAAAACTTCCAAAGCCATTAACGATGCTCTTTTCGAGATCAACAAAATACTCTTTTGCGAAAGCAATCCCATCCCGATCAAAGCGGCTATGTATATAGCAGGTCTCATTGATACACTGGAGTACCGACTGCCTTTGGTGGAACCAAGCGCTGAGAATATGAAAAAAATAGAAAATGTAATGAAGCATTACCAAATAGCAGGAGTGAATTGA
- the mviN gene encoding murein biosynthesis integral membrane protein MurJ: protein MRLKSIFTNSFGILVSRVTGLGRDVLMASALGASLWSDIFFIAFKLPNLFRRIFAEGAFTQAFMPSFVASKQKGVFATAIFLRFLLFLTLASLLITLFPTPVTKLLAWGWSSEQIAQTGPLTAINFWYLDLIFIVTFIGTLLQYKEHFATTAMSTALLNLSMIGALLLFMHEDPKTVAYALSFSVLVGGVLQVVTHIVSLKHLNLQRMLLGGWHYRNKKDIAEEKQNFNKLFIPAVWGSSTAQINSFIDTMLATFLISGSVSYLFYANRVFQLPLAIIAIATTTALFPSISKAVKNGRSEEAYLNLNNAFWLLAFALGIATAGGIMLAEPIIWLLFERGKFAQANTMETSYVLIMYLVGLLPFGLAKLFSLFLYASHRQAAAAKIATVSLLLNIIASLLLIKPLGAMGLALAGSIGGWVLFILTVREVGMNRFWEITNTIRTLYWIMCMAGSLLVFYFINLWLIGLIR, encoded by the coding sequence ATGCGACTCAAATCTATATTTACCAACAGTTTCGGTATCCTTGTTTCACGCGTTACGGGCTTGGGTCGTGACGTACTCATGGCTTCAGCACTTGGGGCTTCTTTGTGGAGTGATATCTTTTTCATTGCTTTTAAACTTCCCAATCTTTTTCGCCGTATCTTTGCAGAAGGTGCATTTACCCAAGCGTTTATGCCTTCTTTTGTCGCTTCAAAACAAAAGGGGGTTTTTGCTACGGCTATTTTTTTAAGGTTTTTACTTTTTCTTACTCTTGCCTCTCTTCTTATCACGCTTTTTCCGACTCCCGTAACCAAACTTCTTGCATGGGGATGGAGCAGTGAGCAGATAGCACAAACAGGGCCGCTCACCGCAATCAACTTTTGGTATCTGGATCTGATTTTTATCGTTACGTTTATCGGCACCCTGCTTCAATACAAAGAACATTTTGCCACCACGGCGATGTCAACCGCCCTACTCAACCTCTCCATGATCGGGGCACTGCTTCTTTTTATGCATGAGGACCCAAAAACGGTGGCCTATGCTTTAAGTTTTTCAGTACTTGTCGGGGGTGTCTTGCAAGTTGTCACGCATATAGTTTCACTTAAGCATCTTAACTTGCAGCGAATGCTTCTGGGCGGATGGCATTACAGGAATAAGAAAGATATCGCGGAAGAAAAACAAAATTTTAATAAACTTTTCATTCCTGCGGTGTGGGGAAGCTCTACTGCACAGATCAACAGTTTCATCGATACCATGCTGGCAACTTTTCTGATATCAGGTTCCGTATCTTATCTTTTTTATGCCAATCGTGTATTTCAGCTTCCCCTTGCCATTATTGCGATAGCTACAACTACGGCACTTTTTCCTTCGATATCAAAAGCTGTCAAAAACGGACGCAGCGAAGAAGCTTACCTTAATTTAAATAATGCGTTTTGGCTTTTGGCTTTTGCGCTGGGGATTGCGACTGCGGGAGGCATCATGTTGGCAGAACCCATCATATGGCTTTTATTTGAAAGAGGGAAGTTTGCACAAGCAAATACAATGGAAACCTCCTATGTACTTATAATGTATCTTGTCGGGCTGCTGCCTTTCGGTCTGGCTAAACTTTTTTCGCTTTTTTTATATGCCTCTCATCGCCAAGCTGCAGCCGCAAAGATCGCTACCGTTTCGCTTCTTCTCAACATCATCGCTTCTTTGCTGCTCATTAAACCGCTTGGCGCCATGGGTTTAGCTTTGGCGGGAAGTATTGGGGGATGGGTGCTCTTTATTCTGACGGTACGCGAAGTAGGGATGAATAGGTTTTGGGAGATCACCAATACAATCAGAACGCTTTATTGGATAATGTGCATGGCCGGATCGCTTTTAGTTTTCTATTTTATCAATCTTTGGCTGATTGGATTGATCCGTTAA
- a CDS encoding ABC transporter permease produces MKELLRQYLPYLAGYKKHFFFAVLGMIAVAAGTAGTAQLIKPVLDDIFINKDKEMLLLMPFLLFGVFALKGIGKYIQTYYTSFIGQDVVRKLRDRLVEHLTYLDIDFFRRMHTGEILSRVTNDISRIQMVVAGIIPDLMRETMTIIALTGYVIYESPKLAFYFLIIMPLAIFPLSKLAKKMRRYSKLSQESTADMTARLGEILANIEIIKSNSSQKYEKNRFAKENQNVFKFIMKQVRTNALTSPVMELLGSIAIGIVIYIGGKEVIEGRMSVGSFFAFATALFMLYDPVKRLSALYNRAQDAITANTRMHELLAKQPRIISGDKVLTGSIQTIMLQNVSLAYGRIPALNNISFEAKRGQSIALVGDSGAGKSSLVSLLVRFYDPTEGKILINGTDYTDFTLPSLHRKIAYVTQRIYIFNDTIAANVAYGEEIDQERVIRALKKAYAMEFVEKFEEGIFTLLSENGNNLSGGQRQRIALARALYKNPDILILDEATSALDNISEALIQQALKALKPHMITFTVAHRLSTIEESDTILVFEKGEIICRGSHTDLLQQCKTYSKLCKTT; encoded by the coding sequence ATGAAAGAATTGCTTAGACAGTATCTTCCTTATTTGGCTGGCTATAAAAAACATTTTTTCTTTGCCGTACTGGGGATGATTGCCGTTGCTGCAGGAACCGCAGGAACGGCGCAGCTTATCAAGCCGGTATTGGATGATATTTTTATCAATAAAGACAAAGAGATGCTTTTGCTGATGCCTTTTTTGCTCTTTGGTGTTTTTGCTCTTAAAGGAATAGGAAAATATATCCAAACCTACTACACTTCTTTTATCGGACAAGACGTTGTTCGAAAGCTTCGCGACAGATTGGTAGAGCATCTAACTTATCTTGATATAGATTTTTTCAGACGCATGCATACAGGAGAGATACTTTCTCGTGTTACCAATGATATTTCCCGCATTCAAATGGTGGTCGCAGGCATTATTCCCGATCTCATGCGTGAAACAATGACTATCATTGCGCTTACAGGATATGTGATCTATGAAAGCCCTAAATTGGCATTTTATTTTCTTATCATTATGCCTTTGGCTATTTTTCCTCTTTCAAAATTGGCTAAAAAAATGCGAAGATATTCCAAACTCTCCCAGGAAAGTACCGCGGATATGACGGCAAGGCTGGGAGAAATCCTTGCCAATATCGAAATCATCAAATCCAATTCATCACAAAAGTATGAAAAAAACCGCTTCGCCAAAGAAAACCAAAATGTTTTCAAATTTATTATGAAACAAGTAAGAACCAATGCGCTTACCTCTCCCGTCATGGAGCTTCTAGGCTCGATAGCGATAGGAATTGTTATCTACATAGGCGGCAAAGAGGTGATCGAAGGGCGGATGAGCGTGGGGTCTTTTTTTGCCTTTGCAACTGCACTTTTCATGCTTTATGATCCCGTCAAACGTCTCTCTGCCCTTTACAACAGAGCGCAGGATGCCATCACAGCAAACACCCGCATGCATGAACTTTTAGCCAAACAGCCTCGTATCATATCAGGAGATAAAGTGCTTACAGGAAGCATACAAACCATCATGCTCCAAAATGTTTCACTTGCATACGGCCGCATACCTGCGCTTAACAATATTTCATTTGAGGCAAAAAGAGGCCAGTCTATTGCTCTTGTGGGAGACAGCGGTGCGGGCAAAAGTTCTTTGGTCAGCCTGCTTGTACGCTTTTATGATCCGACTGAAGGAAAAATTCTTATCAATGGCACAGATTATACTGATTTTACACTTCCCTCTTTGCATCGCAAGATCGCTTATGTAACACAACGTATCTATATTTTTAACGATACCATCGCAGCCAATGTCGCCTATGGCGAAGAGATAGATCAAGAGAGGGTTATCCGGGCACTTAAAAAAGCTTATGCAATGGAGTTTGTAGAAAAATTTGAAGAGGGAATTTTTACACTTTTGTCCGAAAACGGCAATAATCTCTCAGGAGGACAAAGGCAACGTATCGCTCTTGCCAGAGCACTTTATAAAAATCCGGATATCCTTATTCTTGATGAAGCTACTTCTGCGCTCGATAATATAAGCGAAGCGCTTATACAGCAAGCGCTTAAAGCGCTAAAACCCCACATGATTACTTTCACTGTTGCCCACAGATTGAGCACTATTGAAGAGTCCGATACTATTTTGGTGTTTGAAAAAGGAGAAATCATCTGCAGGGGTTCGCATACTGATTTGCTGCAACAATGCAAAACCTACAGCAAGCTCTGTAAAACAACCTAA
- a CDS encoding 7-alpha-hydroxysteroid dehydrogenase (Acts on the hydroxyl group at position 7 of the steroid frame): protein MMSQMKGKTLVVTGATKGIGEAIAEKFAQNGANIAFTYNSNEQAANELAKKWEEAYKVKAKAYPLNILEPDEFKPLFEAIDQDFDRVDFFVSNAMIYGRPVVGGYGKFMRLKPKGLNNIYTATVNAFVVGTQEAAKRMEKVGGGAVVTMSSTGNLIYIENYAGHGTNKAAVEAMSRYAAVELGEMNIRVNAVSGGPIDTDALKAFTNYEEVKAETIKRSAVNRMGTPKDIAGAVYFLCTDEASWITGQTIVVDGGTTFR, encoded by the coding sequence TTGATGTCTCAAATGAAAGGAAAAACACTGGTTGTCACAGGAGCAACCAAAGGAATTGGTGAAGCCATTGCAGAAAAATTTGCCCAAAATGGTGCCAATATCGCATTCACTTACAACAGCAATGAGCAGGCTGCAAACGAACTCGCCAAAAAATGGGAAGAGGCCTATAAGGTTAAAGCCAAAGCCTATCCGCTTAATATTTTAGAGCCCGATGAATTCAAGCCTCTTTTTGAAGCGATTGATCAAGATTTTGACAGAGTAGATTTTTTTGTAAGCAATGCTATGATCTATGGCCGCCCCGTTGTCGGCGGATATGGAAAATTTATGCGGCTTAAACCAAAAGGTCTTAACAATATCTATACAGCAACCGTTAATGCGTTTGTTGTAGGCACCCAAGAGGCTGCAAAACGTATGGAAAAAGTAGGCGGAGGCGCCGTAGTCACGATGTCGAGTACGGGAAATCTTATTTATATTGAAAACTATGCCGGACACGGGACCAACAAAGCAGCCGTAGAAGCAATGAGCCGCTATGCTGCCGTAGAGCTAGGAGAGATGAATATCCGTGTCAATGCAGTTTCCGGCGGTCCTATAGACACAGACGCCCTGAAAGCATTTACCAACTATGAAGAGGTAAAAGCAGAGACTATCAAGCGTTCCGCGGTCAACAGAATGGGTACCCCCAAAGATATCGCAGGGGCTGTTTACTTTCTTTGCACCGACGAAGCAAGCTGGATCACAGGACAAACCATCGTGGTAGACGGAGGAACTACTTTTCGTTAA